A single Brevundimonas sp. M20 DNA region contains:
- a CDS encoding FAD-binding oxidoreductase — protein MTSPSPEALAALKAAAGSGGWTDDPSDIAPWLTEWRNRWKGHTPLMLTPRSTEEVAKLVTICAEHRVAIVPQGGDTGLVGGQIPFGEVLLSTRKLRAVRDVTPLDDAMTVEAGITLLEAQQAAEAAGRRFPLSLAAEGTATIGGVISTNAGGTQVVRYGMMRDLVLGLEAVMPNGEIFHGLKRLRKDNTGYDLKQLLIGAEGTLGVVTAATLKLFPIMRSRATAVVGLDSAHAAIELLARAKAETGGGVEAFELMKRIGVEFALKHIPDTREPLETTPPWYVLIELASGEPGAAEAALERLLGDAFEAGLITDAAIAQNDAQRAAFWKVREEQSAAQKPEGGGWKHDVSVPVSRIADFLDEASAAVERFEPGARISAFGHVGDGNMHYDILCPPGVEHAAFIGRWMQGSEVVHDVVARYNGSISAEHGLGRLKTEEARRYKTPLEVATMQAVRAAIDPLRIMNPAVLF, from the coding sequence ATGACCTCCCCGTCGCCTGAAGCTCTCGCCGCCCTCAAGGCCGCCGCCGGTAGTGGCGGGTGGACCGATGATCCGTCCGATATCGCCCCTTGGCTGACCGAGTGGCGGAACCGGTGGAAGGGCCATACGCCCCTGATGCTGACGCCGCGCTCGACCGAAGAGGTCGCGAAGCTGGTGACGATCTGTGCAGAGCACCGGGTGGCCATCGTGCCGCAGGGCGGGGACACCGGGCTGGTCGGCGGGCAGATTCCGTTCGGCGAGGTCCTGTTGTCGACACGCAAGCTGCGGGCGGTGCGCGATGTGACGCCGCTGGACGACGCCATGACGGTCGAGGCGGGGATCACCCTGCTGGAGGCGCAGCAGGCGGCCGAGGCGGCCGGACGGCGCTTCCCGCTCAGCCTCGCGGCCGAGGGGACAGCGACCATCGGCGGGGTCATCTCGACCAATGCGGGCGGCACGCAGGTGGTGCGCTACGGCATGATGCGCGATCTGGTGCTGGGTCTCGAGGCTGTCATGCCGAACGGGGAGATCTTCCACGGCCTGAAGCGGCTGCGGAAGGACAACACCGGCTATGACCTCAAGCAGCTGCTGATCGGGGCCGAGGGGACGCTGGGGGTGGTGACGGCGGCGACGCTGAAGCTGTTCCCGATCATGCGCTCGCGGGCGACGGCGGTGGTGGGGCTGGACAGCGCCCATGCGGCCATCGAACTGCTGGCCCGGGCAAAGGCCGAGACCGGCGGGGGCGTCGAGGCGTTCGAGCTGATGAAGCGGATCGGGGTCGAGTTCGCCCTGAAGCACATCCCCGACACGCGCGAGCCGCTGGAGACGACGCCGCCCTGGTATGTGCTGATCGAACTGGCGTCGGGTGAGCCGGGGGCAGCGGAGGCGGCGCTGGAACGGCTGCTGGGCGACGCCTTTGAGGCCGGGCTGATCACCGACGCCGCCATCGCCCAGAACGACGCCCAGCGCGCCGCCTTCTGGAAGGTCCGCGAGGAACAGTCAGCGGCCCAGAAGCCCGAGGGCGGCGGCTGGAAGCACGACGTCTCCGTCCCCGTCTCGCGCATCGCCGACTTCCTGGATGAAGCCTCGGCGGCGGTAGAGCGGTTCGAACCGGGCGCGCGGATCAGCGCCTTCGGCCACGTCGGTGACGGCAATATGCACTACGACATCCTGTGCCCGCCGGGCGTGGAGCATGCCGCCTTCATCGGGCGCTGGATGCAGGGCTCCGAGGTCGTTCACGATGTGGTCGCCCGCTACAACGGCTCCATCTCGGCCGAGCATGGTCTTGGGCGGCTGAAGACCGAGGAGGCGCGGCGCTACAAGACCCCGCTGGAGGTCGCGACCATGCAGGCGGTGCGGGCGGCCATTGATCCCCTCAGGATCATGAACCCGGCGGTGCTGTTCTAG
- a CDS encoding LytTR family DNA-binding domain-containing protein — protein MWRLLVFVILLTALPTALRAQEGWDSCRAVSGAAAPVLTDCRPVEGVIDPQGRELWLRSTVQRAAGHEPQALYVVGVASSEVWLNDHRLGANGQPGASESEEIAGRYEAAFPIPDNLWREADNEIVIRMSSFHGRVRLDGPIAGLLVGRWPWPSRAPLLAMAFIAAGSLFAAAFGFGVIHGLRRTGSSLMLGALAAVAGLQAILESLRTLVPYAYPVHGWRLVGIWGLAAVFSILLVSWAVSRFWPQARRPVLAVTVVAVVATVFVEGFDAKTVLALIVGLAISVSVTAVAVWRRRPGARPTLAYLGLFLAVALIFPAWLTDLSYFLFAAGLVLPLLMIEVVRLGRDDQSREVALTRAAARPNCLTVASARGVERVPLADIIAIVGADDYVELRLIGGRRLLHAARLDRLEKHLPDSFLRVHRSVIANLDQVRGLEREGGRNRLLMREGEPLPISRNRLGTVREALEDVAPSPASE, from the coding sequence ATGTGGCGACTGCTTGTTTTCGTGATCCTTCTGACGGCCCTTCCGACCGCGCTGCGGGCGCAGGAGGGCTGGGACTCATGTCGTGCCGTATCGGGCGCGGCGGCGCCGGTGCTGACCGACTGCCGTCCGGTCGAGGGCGTGATCGATCCGCAGGGGCGCGAGCTTTGGCTGCGCTCCACGGTCCAGCGTGCGGCCGGGCATGAGCCTCAGGCCCTGTACGTCGTCGGCGTGGCGTCGTCCGAGGTCTGGCTGAACGATCACCGGCTGGGCGCGAACGGTCAGCCGGGCGCGTCGGAGTCGGAGGAGATCGCCGGACGCTATGAGGCGGCCTTCCCGATCCCGGACAACCTGTGGCGCGAGGCGGACAATGAGATCGTCATCCGCATGTCGTCCTTCCACGGACGGGTACGGCTGGACGGGCCCATCGCGGGGCTGCTGGTCGGACGCTGGCCCTGGCCGTCGCGGGCGCCGCTGCTGGCCATGGCCTTCATCGCGGCGGGAAGCCTGTTCGCCGCCGCCTTCGGATTCGGCGTGATCCACGGTCTGCGGCGCACCGGTTCCAGCCTGATGCTGGGCGCGCTGGCGGCGGTGGCGGGGTTGCAGGCGATCCTGGAAAGCCTGCGGACGCTCGTTCCCTACGCTTATCCCGTCCACGGCTGGCGACTGGTCGGGATCTGGGGACTGGCTGCGGTGTTCTCGATCCTGCTCGTGTCGTGGGCGGTGTCGCGATTCTGGCCACAGGCGCGTCGCCCGGTCCTCGCCGTCACCGTGGTGGCGGTCGTCGCCACGGTGTTCGTCGAAGGCTTTGACGCCAAAACGGTGCTGGCCCTGATCGTCGGTCTGGCCATTTCGGTGTCGGTAACCGCCGTCGCCGTCTGGCGGCGTCGTCCGGGCGCGCGTCCGACGCTGGCCTATCTGGGTCTGTTTCTGGCGGTCGCGCTGATCTTTCCGGCCTGGCTGACCGACCTGTCCTACTTCCTGTTCGCCGCCGGGCTGGTGCTGCCGCTGCTGATGATCGAGGTGGTGCGGCTGGGGCGGGACGACCAGAGCCGCGAAGTGGCGCTGACCCGCGCGGCGGCCCGCCCGAACTGCCTGACCGTGGCCTCCGCGCGCGGCGTCGAGCGGGTGCCGCTGGCGGACATCATCGCCATCGTCGGGGCGGACGACTACGTCGAACTGCGCCTGATCGGGGGGCGGCGCCTGCTGCACGCGGCGCGTCTGGACCGGCTGGAGAAGCACTTGCCGGACAGCTTCCTGCGGGTCCATCGCTCGGTGATCGCCAATCTCGATCAGGTTCGGGGGCTTGAGCGCGAGGGCGGGCGTAACCGGTTGCTGATGCGCGAGGGCGAGCCCCTGCCGATCAGCCGGAACCGGCTGGGGACGGTGCGGGAGGCGCTGGAAGACGTTGCGCCGTCACCCGCATCGGAATGA
- the fabG gene encoding 3-oxoacyl-[acyl-carrier-protein] reductase — protein MFNLTGKTALVTGATGGIGGAVARALHAQGATVVLSGTREAVLQELAAELGERAFYATANLSDAASVDGLIARAEEAAGSPLDILVANAGITRDGLLMRMKDEDFEQVIKINLESYFRLSRAAMKGMMKRRSGRIIGVTSVVGVTGNPGQTNYSASKAGMIGFSKSLAQEVGSRGITVNCIAPGFIASPMTDVLNDQQRETILRNIPAGRLGTGDEIAAAAVYLSSDEAAYVTGQTLHVNGGMAMI, from the coding sequence ATGTTCAACCTGACTGGCAAGACGGCCCTCGTGACCGGCGCGACCGGCGGCATCGGCGGCGCGGTGGCCCGCGCCCTGCACGCGCAAGGCGCGACGGTCGTTCTGTCGGGCACCCGCGAGGCGGTGCTGCAGGAACTGGCCGCGGAACTGGGCGAGCGCGCCTTTTACGCGACGGCCAACCTGTCCGACGCGGCCTCGGTCGACGGTCTGATCGCGCGCGCCGAGGAAGCCGCCGGTTCGCCGCTGGACATCCTCGTCGCCAACGCGGGCATCACCAGGGACGGCCTGCTGATGCGGATGAAGGACGAGGACTTCGAGCAGGTCATCAAGATCAACCTCGAAAGCTACTTCCGCCTGTCGCGCGCCGCGATGAAGGGGATGATGAAGCGCCGCTCGGGCCGCATCATCGGCGTGACCTCGGTGGTCGGCGTGACCGGCAACCCCGGCCAGACCAACTATTCGGCCTCCAAGGCCGGGATGATCGGCTTCTCGAAGTCGCTGGCGCAGGAAGTCGGTTCGCGCGGCATCACCGTGAACTGCATCGCCCCGGGCTTCATCGCCTCGCCGATGACCGATGTGCTGAACGACCAGCAGCGCGAGACCATCCTGCGCAACATCCCGGCCGGCCGTCTGGGCACCGGCGACGAGATCGCGGCGGCGGCGGTGTACCTGTCGTCGGATGAAGCGGCCTATGTCACGGGGCAGACGCTGCACGTGAATGGCGGCATGGCGATGATCTGA
- a CDS encoding metallophosphoesterase family protein, whose amino-acid sequence MKLSAAALTGALLFAAAPSMAQIVAPPDPEVAPPPKHAPNGRWAARGWADRIVLTPGADAARGAAVAWRTDVRQTTAEAQIAVEIDGPLLGFIARTVAGTTASIANENGEARYHQVRFEGLIPSTRYVYRVRAADGWSEWLPFQTAAEGFQPFRFIYLGDTQNDILEIGSRVIRSALREAGPAALVVHAGDLVAQRETKVHDDEWGEWTEAGGRAFAMAPQIPASGNHEYVDHILADGTESRVLGPHWSLQFALPTNGAPGVEQTSYFVDYQGVRFIVLDGTAALDLGGLESQTRWLDQTLASSTARWNVALFHQPLYTCARPEDTEALKAAWKPIFDARRIDLVLQGHDHCYGRVSDPAGAAASRANSDAGRPQGPVYVVSVTGSKMYGLNDRADSQPVRAAENTELYQLIDVDADTLSFRAFTATGRLYDAFTLTRGADGLNRLTETEETLLAARRCEGAAGPDDRPCTAEIKD is encoded by the coding sequence ATGAAGCTGTCGGCCGCCGCCCTCACGGGCGCCCTGCTGTTCGCCGCCGCGCCGTCGATGGCGCAGATCGTGGCGCCGCCGGACCCCGAGGTCGCGCCGCCGCCGAAGCATGCGCCGAACGGCCGCTGGGCCGCCCGGGGCTGGGCCGACCGGATCGTTCTGACGCCCGGCGCCGATGCCGCGCGCGGCGCCGCCGTGGCCTGGCGCACGGACGTTCGCCAGACGACCGCCGAGGCCCAGATCGCGGTCGAGATCGACGGCCCCCTGCTGGGCTTCATCGCCCGCACGGTCGCGGGAACGACGGCCTCCATCGCCAATGAGAACGGCGAGGCCCGTTATCATCAGGTGCGCTTCGAGGGGCTGATCCCGTCCACCCGCTACGTCTATCGTGTGCGCGCCGCCGACGGCTGGAGCGAGTGGCTGCCGTTCCAGACCGCCGCCGAGGGCTTCCAGCCCTTCCGCTTCATCTATCTGGGCGACACCCAGAACGACATTCTGGAGATCGGCTCGCGGGTGATCCGCTCGGCCCTGCGCGAAGCCGGTCCGGCGGCGCTGGTCGTCCACGCCGGTGATCTGGTCGCCCAGCGCGAGACCAAGGTGCACGACGACGAGTGGGGCGAATGGACCGAGGCGGGCGGCCGCGCCTTCGCCATGGCTCCGCAAATCCCGGCCTCGGGCAACCACGAATACGTGGATCACATTCTGGCGGACGGCACGGAGTCGCGGGTGCTGGGGCCGCACTGGTCGCTGCAGTTCGCCCTGCCGACCAACGGCGCGCCGGGCGTCGAGCAGACCAGCTATTTCGTCGACTATCAGGGGGTTCGCTTCATCGTGCTGGACGGCACGGCGGCGCTGGATCTGGGCGGGCTGGAAAGCCAGACCCGCTGGCTGGACCAGACGCTGGCCTCCAGCACCGCGCGCTGGAACGTCGCCCTGTTCCACCAGCCGCTCTACACCTGCGCCCGGCCCGAGGACACCGAGGCGCTGAAGGCGGCCTGGAAGCCGATCTTCGACGCCCGCCGGATCGATCTGGTGCTGCAGGGACATGACCACTGCTATGGCCGGGTCTCGGACCCCGCCGGCGCCGCCGCCTCGCGCGCCAACAGCGATGCGGGCCGTCCGCAGGGGCCGGTCTATGTGGTCTCGGTGACGGGCTCGAAGATGTACGGCCTGAACGACCGCGCCGACAGCCAGCCGGTCCGCGCCGCCGAGAACACCGAGCTGTACCAGTTGATCGACGTGGATGCCGACACCCTGTCGTTCCGGGCCTTCACCGCCACGGGTCGTCTGTATGACGCCTTCACCCTGACGCGCGGCGCCGACGGGCTGAACCGGCTGACCGAGACGGAAGAGACCCTTCTGGCCGCCCGCCGCTGCGAGGGCGCCGCCGGACCGGACGACCGCCCCTGCACGGCCGAGATCAAGGACTGA
- a CDS encoding pyridoxal phosphate-dependent aminotransferase, with amino-acid sequence MSSLQSSALARVKPSATLAVTAQARQLKAEGRDVIGLGAGEPDFDTPGNIKQAAIDAITRGETKYTDADGMPQLKAAISAKFRRENGLDYSTAQIHVAPGGKPVIFNALVATLNPGDEVIVPAPYWVSYPDMVLLSGGEPVKVIGEEKDGFKLRPEVLEAAITPKTKWLILNSPSNPTGAAYTRAELEGLAEVLRRHPHVWVLTDDMYEHLVYGDFEYTTIAQVAPDLYDRTLTVNGVSKAYAMTGWRIGYAGGPKPLIDLMRKVASQTTSNPTSISQWAAVEALNGPQDFMAERRVAFEKRRDLVVSMLNQTAGVTCATPEGAFYVYPSIAGLIGKTTEGGVVIDGDSTFAAELLNAEGVAVVQGEAFGLSPYFRISYATSESVLEEACTRIQRFAASLR; translated from the coding sequence ATGTCCAGCCTGCAGTCCTCCGCCCTCGCTCGCGTCAAGCCGTCGGCCACGCTCGCCGTCACCGCACAGGCCCGGCAGCTGAAAGCCGAGGGTCGCGATGTGATCGGTCTGGGCGCCGGGGAGCCGGACTTCGACACTCCGGGCAACATCAAACAGGCCGCCATCGACGCCATCACCCGCGGCGAGACGAAGTACACCGACGCCGACGGCATGCCCCAGCTGAAGGCCGCCATCTCGGCCAAGTTCAGGCGCGAGAACGGCCTCGACTATTCGACGGCCCAGATCCACGTCGCTCCGGGCGGCAAGCCGGTCATCTTCAACGCCTTGGTCGCCACCCTGAACCCGGGTGACGAGGTCATCGTCCCCGCCCCCTACTGGGTCTCCTACCCCGACATGGTCCTGCTGTCGGGCGGCGAGCCGGTCAAGGTGATCGGCGAGGAGAAGGACGGCTTCAAGCTGCGTCCCGAGGTGCTGGAAGCGGCCATCACGCCGAAGACGAAGTGGCTGATCCTCAACAGCCCGTCCAACCCCACCGGCGCCGCCTACACCCGAGCCGAACTGGAGGGCCTCGCCGAGGTCCTGCGTCGTCACCCGCACGTCTGGGTGCTGACCGACGACATGTACGAACACCTCGTCTACGGCGACTTCGAGTACACGACCATCGCCCAGGTCGCGCCGGACCTCTACGACCGCACCCTGACCGTCAACGGCGTGTCCAAGGCCTATGCCATGACCGGCTGGCGCATCGGCTATGCGGGCGGACCCAAGCCGCTGATCGACCTGATGCGCAAGGTGGCCAGCCAGACCACCTCCAACCCGACAAGCATCAGCCAGTGGGCCGCCGTCGAGGCGCTGAACGGCCCGCAGGACTTCATGGCCGAGCGCCGCGTCGCCTTCGAAAAGCGCCGCGACCTGGTCGTCTCGATGCTGAACCAGACGGCGGGCGTCACCTGCGCCACCCCGGAAGGCGCCTTCTACGTCTATCCGTCCATCGCGGGCCTGATCGGCAAGACCACCGAGGGCGGCGTGGTCATCGACGGCGACTCGACCTTCGCCGCCGAACTGCTGAACGCCGAGGGCGTGGCCGTGGTCCAGGGCGAAGCCTTCGGGTTGTCGCCCTATTTCCGCATCAGCTACGCGACGAGCGAGAGCGTGCTGGAAGAGGCCTGCACGCGGATCCAGCGGTTCGCGGCGTCGCTGCGCTAA
- the fabD gene encoding ACP S-malonyltransferase, translating into MTLALLFPGQGSQAVGMGVALADAFACARDVFNEVDEALGQKLSTLMREGPEDQLTLTENAQPALMAVSAAAARVLKVEFGVGVDRAAFVAGHSLGEYSALCAAGALSLTDTARLLKLRGQAMQRAVPVGQGAMASLIGPKTDLALAEAAAKVGAEIGVCVVANDNNAGNIVISGEKAAVDRAIEAAKELGARAILLNVSAPFHCPLMQPAADEMAAALAAATINAPVVPVVANVLARPESDPEVIRRLLVEQVTGRVRWRESMEWMAGEGGVTRFAEVGSGKVLTGMAKRIAPNAESAPLNMPEELEAFAKSLG; encoded by the coding sequence ATGACCCTCGCCCTTCTGTTCCCCGGCCAAGGCAGCCAGGCCGTCGGCATGGGCGTGGCGCTGGCCGACGCCTTCGCCTGCGCCCGCGACGTCTTCAACGAGGTGGACGAGGCGCTGGGCCAGAAGCTGTCGACCCTGATGCGCGAAGGGCCGGAAGACCAGCTGACCCTGACCGAGAACGCCCAGCCGGCGCTGATGGCCGTCTCGGCCGCCGCCGCCCGGGTGCTGAAGGTGGAGTTCGGCGTCGGCGTGGACCGCGCCGCCTTTGTGGCCGGCCACTCGCTGGGCGAATACTCGGCCCTGTGCGCCGCCGGAGCGCTGTCGCTGACCGACACCGCCCGCCTGCTGAAGCTGCGCGGTCAGGCCATGCAGCGCGCCGTGCCGGTGGGGCAGGGCGCCATGGCCTCGCTGATCGGCCCGAAGACCGATCTGGCCTTGGCCGAGGCCGCCGCCAAGGTCGGCGCCGAGATCGGCGTCTGTGTGGTCGCCAATGACAACAACGCCGGAAACATCGTCATCTCCGGCGAGAAGGCCGCCGTGGATCGCGCTATCGAGGCCGCCAAGGAACTGGGCGCCCGCGCCATCCTGCTGAACGTCTCGGCGCCTTTCCACTGCCCGCTGATGCAGCCCGCCGCCGACGAGATGGCCGCAGCGCTGGCCGCAGCCACCATCAACGCCCCGGTCGTTCCGGTGGTCGCCAACGTTCTGGCCCGCCCGGAAAGCGATCCGGAAGTCATCCGCCGCCTGCTGGTCGAGCAGGTCACCGGCCGCGTCCGCTGGCGTGAGTCGATGGAGTGGATGGCGGGCGAGGGCGGCGTGACCCGCTTCGCCGAGGTCGGCTCGGGCAAGGTGCTGACCGGCATGGCCAAGCGCATCGCGCCGAACGCCGAGAGCGCTCCGCTGAACATGCCCGAGGAACTGGAAGCCTTCGCCAAGTCGCTGGGCTGA
- a CDS encoding serine hydrolase, with amino-acid sequence MDRNRLIASRRSLLLGVGALGVSGGLAGCGTVGLPFGGGGSAPAIRGLDRLPRSQTVLNRFVSERRLPGVSVGVRAPDGSDIFIQAGTLDFNVFDRVGPDSLFRIFSMTKPITGTAAALLIEDGKLTLDTPVADIVPEFADLKVATNPERGLAGRPARNVMTIRHLLTHTSGLSYSIAGDGPVPRAYREAGLTPGAPGGDSNQVRDLDELVRKLGDLPLIAEPGTAYHYSLSLDVLGLVIQRVSGMAFPDFVQRRILNPVGMRDTVWRLRDGDAARLMQVYAFGRDGRNPPSVMPGLSAEDYSAPVTLYSGGGGLISSTRDYLDFLSMLLRDGRAGRVRVMKPETARLIHTDILPEGLTAEGGGYGFGGWIARPGHRRQGEFGWSGAAGTQGWIDPEKNFAATMMIQAMPYRAVDILTELRPALDADLGIERAG; translated from the coding sequence ATGGACCGAAACCGCCTCATCGCCAGCCGCCGCTCCCTGCTTCTGGGCGTCGGAGCCCTTGGTGTGTCTGGAGGTCTGGCCGGCTGCGGGACGGTCGGCCTGCCCTTTGGAGGCGGCGGTTCGGCGCCGGCGATTCGCGGTCTGGACCGCCTGCCGCGCAGCCAGACGGTGCTGAACCGCTTCGTCAGCGAGCGCCGCCTGCCCGGCGTCTCGGTCGGTGTCCGCGCCCCCGACGGCAGCGACATCTTCATCCAGGCGGGGACGCTGGACTTCAACGTTTTCGACCGCGTCGGGCCGGACAGCCTGTTCCGCATCTTCTCCATGACCAAGCCGATCACCGGGACCGCGGCGGCCCTGCTGATCGAGGACGGAAAGCTGACGCTCGACACCCCGGTCGCCGACATCGTGCCCGAGTTCGCCGATCTGAAGGTCGCGACCAACCCCGAGCGCGGTCTGGCGGGCCGCCCGGCCCGCAACGTCATGACCATCCGCCATCTGCTGACCCACACCAGCGGGCTCAGCTATTCCATCGCCGGAGACGGTCCGGTCCCTCGCGCCTATCGCGAGGCGGGCCTCACCCCCGGCGCGCCCGGCGGCGACAGCAATCAGGTCCGCGACCTCGACGAACTGGTCCGCAAGCTGGGCGACCTGCCCCTGATCGCCGAGCCGGGAACCGCCTACCACTACAGCCTGTCGCTGGATGTGCTGGGTCTGGTCATCCAGCGCGTCTCGGGCATGGCCTTCCCCGACTTCGTCCAGCGCCGCATCCTCAATCCGGTCGGCATGCGCGACACCGTCTGGCGACTGCGCGACGGCGACGCCGCACGGCTGATGCAGGTCTACGCCTTCGGTCGCGACGGCCGGAATCCGCCTTCGGTCATGCCGGGTCTGTCAGCCGAGGACTACTCCGCTCCGGTCACCCTCTATTCCGGCGGCGGCGGTCTGATCTCCTCGACCCGCGACTATCTGGACTTCCTGTCCATGCTGCTGCGCGACGGGCGCGCGGGCCGTGTGCGGGTGATGAAGCCCGAGACCGCCCGCCTGATCCACACCGACATCCTGCCCGAGGGTCTGACCGCAGAGGGCGGCGGCTATGGCTTCGGCGGCTGGATCGCCCGCCCGGGTCACCGCCGTCAGGGCGAGTTCGGCTGGAGCGGCGCGGCGGGCACGCAGGGCTGGATCGACCCGGAGAAGAACTTCGCGGCGACCATGATGATCCAGGCCATGCCCTATCGCGCAGTGGACATCCTGACGGAGCTGCGCCCGGCGCTGGACGCGGATCTGGGGATCGAGCGGGCGGGCTAG
- a CDS encoding endonuclease domain-containing protein, whose amino-acid sequence MQGFKFRRQHPCGPYILDFYCAAARLAVEVDGRCHEDPHRIAHDRRRTRWLAAQGIRVVRIAAHDVRDELDGVLGFIARVVRERIADIGAAPSTTRARSPGRSPSPPSVER is encoded by the coding sequence TTGCAGGGCTTCAAATTCCGCCGCCAGCATCCGTGCGGCCCCTACATCCTCGATTTCTACTGCGCAGCGGCGCGCCTCGCGGTCGAGGTGGACGGGCGCTGCCACGAAGACCCGCACCGGATCGCACACGACCGACGTCGAACCCGCTGGCTGGCCGCACAGGGCATCCGCGTAGTGCGGATCGCGGCGCATGATGTGCGAGACGAATTGGACGGCGTGCTTGGCTTCATCGCCCGCGTGGTTCGCGAACGGATCGCCGATATCGGCGCCGCCCCCTCCACCACCCGGGCCAGGTCGCCCGGGCGGTCCCCCTCCCCACCTTCGGTGGAGAGGTGA